A window of the Polaribacter sp. HaHaR_3_91 genome harbors these coding sequences:
- a CDS encoding GH3 auxin-responsive promoter family protein, with translation MSIKSFFAIPFAKIATKKVYKWANTPHKTQEKVFKNLISKGSKTAFGKDHNFDTISNYEDFKKQVKVTDYEGLRPYVDRIVAGESDVLWTGKPLYFAKTSGTTSGAKYIPITKDSMPTHIKAARNALLFYIKEKNDASFVDGKMIFLQGSPVLNDKNGVKLGRLSGIVAHYVPQYLLKNRLPSWETNCIEDWDTKVNAIVEETINEDMSVISGIPSWVQMYFEKLIEKTGKSVSELFPNFNFFIYGGVNFEPYKNKFESLIGKKIDYIELYPASEGFIAYQDSQTEKGMLLQLDSGMFYEFIPADEFFNENPTRISLKDVKMGVNYAIILNTTAGLWGYNIGDTVEFTSTKPYRIKVTGRIKHFISAFGEHVIGKEVEKALNDSIKGTNINISEFTVAPQVSPDSGLPYHEWFIEFENEPENLEEFASKIDASMQAQNIYYIDLIEGKVLRPLIVRKVKKGGFHEYMKSIGKFGGQNKIPQLSDNRKIADVLNNFIIKE, from the coding sequence ATGAGCATTAAATCATTTTTTGCGATTCCGTTTGCTAAAATTGCAACAAAAAAAGTTTATAAATGGGCGAATACCCCACATAAAACACAAGAAAAAGTTTTTAAAAACTTAATTTCTAAAGGAAGTAAAACCGCTTTTGGAAAAGATCATAATTTTGATACTATTTCTAATTATGAAGATTTTAAAAAACAAGTTAAAGTTACAGATTACGAAGGTTTAAGACCTTACGTAGATAGAATTGTAGCCGGAGAATCTGATGTACTTTGGACAGGTAAACCATTATACTTTGCCAAAACTTCTGGCACAACATCTGGCGCAAAATATATACCGATCACCAAAGATTCTATGCCTACACATATTAAGGCAGCTAGAAATGCCTTGTTATTTTATATCAAAGAAAAAAACGATGCAAGTTTTGTGGATGGAAAAATGATCTTCTTACAAGGAAGTCCTGTTTTAAATGATAAAAACGGTGTAAAGTTGGGTAGATTAAGCGGAATTGTAGCGCATTATGTACCTCAATACTTACTAAAAAATAGGTTACCAAGTTGGGAAACCAACTGTATAGAAGATTGGGACACCAAAGTAAATGCCATTGTAGAAGAAACCATTAATGAAGACATGTCTGTAATTAGCGGAATTCCTTCTTGGGTACAAATGTATTTTGAAAAACTGATTGAAAAAACTGGGAAATCAGTTTCAGAACTGTTCCCTAATTTTAATTTCTTTATTTATGGAGGTGTTAACTTTGAGCCTTATAAGAATAAGTTTGAAAGTTTAATTGGTAAAAAAATCGATTATATAGAATTGTATCCAGCATCGGAAGGCTTTATTGCGTATCAAGATTCTCAGACAGAAAAAGGAATGTTGTTGCAATTAGATTCTGGTATGTTTTACGAGTTTATTCCTGCGGATGAATTTTTTAATGAAAATCCAACAAGAATTTCTTTAAAGGATGTAAAAATGGGTGTTAATTATGCCATCATTTTAAACACAACAGCGGGTCTTTGGGGTTATAATATTGGTGATACTGTCGAGTTTACATCAACAAAACCTTATCGAATAAAAGTTACCGGTAGAATAAAACATTTTATATCCGCCTTTGGCGAACACGTTATTGGTAAAGAAGTAGAAAAAGCTTTAAACGATTCTATTAAAGGCACCAACATAAATATTAGTGAGTTTACAGTAGCACCGCAAGTAAGTCCAGATAGTGGATTACCGTATCATGAATGGTTTATAGAATTTGAAAATGAACCAGAAAACCTAGAGGAATTTGCTTCTAAAATTGATGCATCTATGCAGGCTCAAAATATTTATTATATCGATTTAATTGAAGGAAAAGTTTTACGCCCTTTAATAGTTAGAAAAGTAAAAAAAGGTGGTTTTCATGAATATATGAAATCTATTGGTAAATTTGGAGGACAAAATAAGATTCCGCAATTATCTGATAACAGAAAAATTGCAGATGTTTTAAATAATTTTATAATTAAAGAGTAA
- a CDS encoding M23 family metallopeptidase, which yields MAKKDKKKGKLKQKLTDKYRLVVLNEDTFEERFSLKLSRLNVYVLGGFFSILLIASTILLIAFTPLKEYIPGYSSTALKRKAANLTFEADSLKIKLAVLENYTKALRPVLTGEIQPESIDSIQAEARHRFIDESELAATKEDSLFREKVESETLFSIEQNAKSNVKVVFFAPLNGTISQIFDATSKHFAVDITAKSGTPIKATADGTVIFSGWTTETGYVIILKHAKDYISVYKHNGNLLKEQGDFVKSGEVIATIGSTGELTTGPHLHFELWSGGYAVNPTNFIDFK from the coding sequence GTGGCTAAAAAAGATAAAAAAAAGGGAAAACTTAAACAAAAACTAACTGATAAATACAGATTGGTCGTTTTAAATGAAGACACTTTTGAAGAACGTTTTTCATTAAAACTATCAAGATTAAATGTATATGTTTTGGGTGGTTTTTTTTCTATATTATTAATAGCTAGTACCATTTTATTAATTGCATTTACCCCTTTAAAAGAATATATACCAGGCTACTCTTCTACTGCTTTAAAAAGAAAGGCAGCAAATTTAACTTTTGAAGCAGATTCTTTAAAAATTAAATTAGCAGTTTTAGAAAACTACACAAAAGCATTAAGACCTGTATTAACAGGAGAAATTCAACCAGAAAGTATAGATTCTATACAAGCAGAAGCAAGACATCGTTTTATAGACGAGAGTGAATTAGCTGCCACAAAAGAAGATTCTTTATTTAGAGAAAAGGTAGAAAGTGAAACGCTATTTTCTATCGAACAAAATGCAAAAAGCAATGTTAAGGTGGTCTTTTTTGCCCCTTTAAACGGTACAATATCTCAAATTTTTGATGCCACTTCTAAACACTTTGCTGTAGATATTACCGCAAAAAGCGGAACACCAATTAAAGCAACTGCAGATGGTACTGTTATTTTTTCTGGATGGACCACAGAAACAGGCTACGTTATCATTTTAAAACATGCTAAAGATTATATTTCTGTTTATAAACATAACGGAAACTTATTAAAAGAACAAGGAGACTTTGTAAAATCTGGTGAAGTAATTGCCACCATAGGATCTACTGGAGAATTAACTACAGGACCACATTTACATTTTGAACTTTGGAGCGGTGGTTATGCCGTAAACCCAACAAATTTTATAGATTTTAAATAA
- the nadD gene encoding nicotinate (nicotinamide) nucleotide adenylyltransferase has protein sequence MSKIGLYFGTFNPMHIGHLIIANHMVENSDLDEIWMVVTPHNPFKKKSSLLDNHERFEMIYRATANYQKIKPSDIEFHLPQPNYTVHTLVHVSDMYPNKEFCLIMGEDNLKSLHKWKNYETILEHHHIYVYPRIADGTMDDQFKNHAKIHKVEAPIVQISSTMIRKAIKNKKNTQPLLPKEVWEYIDEMNFYNS, from the coding sequence ATGAGTAAAATAGGTTTATATTTTGGCACGTTTAACCCAATGCATATTGGGCATTTAATTATTGCCAATCACATGGTAGAAAATTCAGATTTAGATGAAATCTGGATGGTTGTTACACCTCACAATCCGTTTAAGAAGAAAAGCTCTTTGCTAGATAATCATGAGCGTTTTGAAATGATATATAGAGCAACCGCAAATTACCAAAAAATTAAACCTTCAGATATTGAGTTTCATTTACCGCAACCTAATTATACCGTTCATACGTTAGTACACGTCTCTGACATGTACCCAAACAAAGAATTCTGTTTAATTATGGGGGAAGACAATCTAAAAAGTTTACATAAATGGAAAAATTATGAAACTATTTTAGAACATCATCACATTTATGTCTACCCTAGAATTGCTGATGGTACTATGGATGATCAATTTAAAAATCATGCTAAAATTCATAAAGTAGAAGCTCCTATTGTACAAATATCTTCTACCATGATAAGAAAGGCTATAAAGAACAAAAAAAATACGCAACCATTATTACCTAAAGAGGTTTGGGAATACATAGATGAAATGAACTTTTACAATTCATAA
- the gmk gene encoding guanylate kinase — protein sequence MSDFKGKLFVFSAPSGSGKTTIVRHLLKQERFNLEFSISATSRAPRGEEKDGEDYYFIDLKEFKNKIKGDEFLEWEEVYRDNFYGTLKSEIERIWALKKHVIFDIDVVGGLRIKKKYPNETLSVFVKPPSVDELKIRLKKRSTESEDKINMRIAKASVELATAPQFDKIIKNYILEDALQEAEDLMSNFLELN from the coding sequence ATGTCAGATTTTAAAGGAAAATTATTCGTCTTTTCTGCACCTTCTGGTTCAGGTAAAACAACCATTGTACGTCATTTATTAAAGCAAGAAAGATTTAACCTAGAGTTTTCTATTTCTGCTACTTCTAGAGCACCAAGAGGAGAAGAAAAAGATGGTGAAGACTATTATTTTATCGACCTAAAAGAGTTTAAAAATAAAATTAAAGGCGATGAATTTTTAGAATGGGAAGAAGTTTATAGAGACAACTTCTACGGAACTTTAAAAAGTGAAATTGAGCGTATTTGGGCCTTAAAAAAACATGTTATTTTTGATATTGATGTAGTTGGTGGATTGCGTATTAAAAAGAAATATCCAAACGAAACATTGTCTGTTTTTGTAAAACCACCAAGTGTAGATGAATTAAAAATTCGTTTAAAAAAACGCTCTACAGAAAGTGAAGACAAAATAAACATGCGTATCGCAAAAGCTTCTGTAGAATTAGCAACCGCACCGCAGTTTGATAAAATTATAAAAAACTACATTTTAGAAGATGCTTTGCAAGAAGCAGAAGATTTAATGAGTAATTTTTTAGAATTGAACTAA